A stretch of bacterium DNA encodes these proteins:
- a CDS encoding aspartyl protease yields MGLTFLDLEVGSPAKPEITQSVEFLIDSGAVYSVVPEEILNKLEIKPLAEEEFRFANGEKIRRKKGVAIFKYNNKIGGADVIFGEKDDASLLGAFTLEALGLSLDPLKRELKPIPMIIA; encoded by the coding sequence ATGGGGCTTACTTTTTTAGACTTAGAGGTGGGTAGTCCAGCAAAACCAGAGATTACTCAATCTGTAGAGTTTCTAATTGATTCAGGTGCTGTTTATTCTGTGGTTCCTGAAGAAATTTTAAACAAACTTGAAATTAAACCTTTGGCAGAGGAGGAATTTAGGTTTGCAAATGGTGAGAAGATTAGGAGAAAAAAGGGGGTAGCTATTTTTAAGTATAATAATAAAATAGGAGGTGCAGATGTAATCTTTGGAGAAAAAGATGATGCTTCTCTTTTGGGCGCATTCACATTAGAGGCATTAGGGTTGTCATTAGACCCTTTAAAAAGGGAATTAAAACCTATTCCAATGATAATTGCATAA
- a CDS encoding addiction module protein yields MVESLPIDIKTELVEKILDTLHPTRKEIDVLWAKEAEKRVEEIKTSKVKTIPGDEVFKEIQGKFVNEILFPSRC; encoded by the coding sequence ATGGTTGAGTCATTACCCATAGATATCAAAACAGAATTGGTTGAAAAGATTCTTGATACTTTACATCCAACCCGAAAAGAAATTGATGTATTATGGGCAAAAGAAGCTGAAAAAAGGGTTGAGGAAATTAAAACAAGTAAAGTAAAAACTATACCAGGAGATGAAGTGTTTAAGGAGATTCAAGGAAAATTTGTAAATGAAATACTCTTTCCATCCAGATGCTAA